The nucleotide window CACATGCTGTGATTTAGTTGTTTCCAGCCTTCATGTTGAGCACCTCACTTTTGTATTTATCAAACCTCTCAGTATTTGTTTGTATCCATGAGTATGCTGACCACAGAAATAGCTCACGGGTATGCTGAGCATTACACTTCTGTGTTTGTCAAATAGGTCATGGACTTCGTAATTAATTGCTACCTTCATATGAGGTTCTCATGATTGACCTGTGCCATTTGATCTATGGCCATTAGGCTGGTTGTTATGTATTGCCACTAGAGTTCTCAGTGCTCTCCAGCAAACATATTTTGAACTGCTGTTAAACCTGAAGATTTTACATTCTATATTTAAAATCATGTCCATACTTTACTTCCCAAGTCTATTGATGCATTTTTGTGACCAGTAAATGGATTAGCTTACTACTGTGTAAACCTTGCATTAATTTCTATGCAGGGTTCATGCAAACCTTGTATTGCAGGGAAGAGATAATGTATAGTATGTTAACTACTTTTTTTTCCCGAACACACAGGAGAGCTGCGCatctttatattaagaagaaaaggcTGTTAAGTACTTATCATTTAATGTGAAACTGTAGAAATGTTCTGTTCCTGTTGAGGGTAGCTTAGAGCTTTATACTTCTAATATTAAGTCTACAAAGAAGCTGAAGCTGATCGGGTTGTTTTGTAGGCTTCATAAATGTGGCAGTTCATTTTTAGTTAGCTTGATCTACATTAAGATTCTTTGATAATCGCATTACACAGTTTAGGTAATGAATTGTAGTCCCAATCACAAATGCATTAGCTCATACATGTGAGCCAACCGCATTTATTTTTGGATTCCTTTATATCAAACTaaggattttttttctatttcttgtGTGGTGAAATGCTTGTGTTTGCACACAGTGCCTTGATGCACATTCCTGTACTTTTGATTAGTTTCCTTTCATTGTTCTGTTTATGTATTGCCTGTCGCTTGAGATTTAAATATGGGTGTTGAGGCTAATGTGTGCATTGATGTTTGCTTCATACTTGTTACATTAACTTATGCATTATGTTCACCAAAAAACTTATGCATTAGAAAAAAAAGTGTTTTCACTTTGATCCATGTTAATTAGTTGGAAGTTTGTTGTTTCCATTCCCATGGCCTGCAGTAAACTAAGACTATATGAAAAATAACACACCTCTCGTTGCTTAGACTGGTTATCACGTTTTGAGGTAGAAATATATTTGATTCTGGGTTTTCATAATTGGGATTGCATTCAGGCTTCACTTTTCTTTGATTCATGCTGTTCGCCTTCTGCTACCCCTGTTGCCCCTCCGGTAGTGTCGCCCCGTCCCCTGAGGGTGTACTCCCGGCAACGGCGTCGCCCCTGTATGCCGACACCCACGACGGCTGCGTCGGATCCAATCATCATGACACTGTCGCCGACTACGCGGGACAAGCTTCTGGATAAGGTAACAAAGCCGTAGTGAAGCTCATTCCCCAAACTGTCATCCAAAAGAGATGGTCTAAGGCGCCTTCCTCAGGATCACTCCCCCACCGAAGCAGACATGTGGCCGCACTGGTCCATGCTCTCCAGGGCCGGTGATCTCTGATGCGCAGACAAGAGTGATTCGTAGCTTGGGCCTCTCTACTGTGGAGGAGAAGATAACCAGTCAGCTCAAGACAATTACAGCAAGTTGTTTGATAATCCCCTTTCTGATGCACACCTCACTGGCTTGGTGGCCATCTTTGGGTGGAAGGCTGGTGAGGGTGAAGAGGTCCGCTACGTGGAaatcttggcggttttctgattgGGCCTGTTTGGTGGCCGTTCAAAATATATTACTCATGAATCCTTCTGCAACTCTAGTTTGGAACGCCTGTGGTCTTAATAATAAAGCGCGGTTTAATTCAGTTCGGGGTGTTATCCTCTCCGCCAAGGCTGATGTGGTTTGCCTCCAGGAAACCAAAGTAACCAAGGTTGCATCTAGAAGTCAGGAGCTTTTTTCCTTGTTTTTGGCTCTGATTATGATAAGTTTGGGGCCCTGCTGGCAAGTTGCACGCATGGAGGGATCCTGATTGCTTGGAAGAGCTCTGTGTTGCACGTCTCCAGCATGGTTGCCATGGGCCTGCATGCCTAGAGTGAGCCAGGCTCGGCTGGGAAGCCACCCAATCAGGCCCTAAGAAGTGTTCCAAAAGAGATGCACAAAGGACTTAATACCCTGATCATCCCTGTTGCTTGGGAGCTCTGGAAGCACATGAACACTTGTGTTTTTGATGGAGCTCGCCCAGATGTTCAGACCCTCTTATACTTTGTGGCTGAGGAGGGCAGTTTGTGGTGCACGGCTGGTGCTACGGTCCTCCAGGAGCTTCTCATAAGGTCGCTCTCCCCTGACCTTTAGGGTCTAGGCAGGTTCTGAAGGTCGCAGTTGTCTCTGTAGTTCAAAGGCTAGTAAGACAGGTTGTGTGTGTTGGGTTTTTATAGAGGGAGACCTCTTGATGCCTCCCCCGTTTTTCCCCGTACATTTTGTAAGGTCCCCtctttcttaatgaaatgacacgcagTTCTCCTGCGTTGTTCAAGAGGAAAAAAAACTTTTCATATGTTCTATTGTGAATCTACCAGTGTTTACCGGAGAAGTTTTGGTATATGCTAGGGCAGAGAATTTGTATAGCTTTAGAAAACCAAGCACTGTTACAGAGAATTTGTATAGCTTTAGAAAACCAAGCACTGTTATGGAGTATAAACAAAGAAAAATGGGACATGCGACCTTTACCTTTTAGACTTAGCAGTAAAAAATTATAGAACCCATAAGCCTGTTAAGTATTTATTCAAAATAttattcattttttttatttcaaacatGCTCTGTTAAAAGTTTTCATCATTGCCCATTGTTTCAAAGTATTATTTCCATGCATATGGTTGCCTAATACCTGTCATCCAAGTGGATTAATATACATCCTTTGCTCTATTTTGTTTGTTCTTGCCTTCAGCCCAAACCATCAAAACAACAGAAGAATGAACCTTCTGTGGTAGATCCGTGGTCTGCTTCTACTAGGAACACTTTACTGGAGACAATTAATGGTGAATTGAGGACATTTCCTGTAAGTTCACTAGTAGCATGTATGTTCTCTGATGTGCTGCATGAGACTCATCATGGTTGCACAATCCTTAACAGGGCTATCATAAGAGTAACAAGGTGTACTATGGAAAGGTGCCCTTGACTTCTTCGCTGAATGTTTTAAGAAACAAGGTCATTGAGTTAGGTATAACTGTAATTATTTTGTTTCTCAGTCTTTGCACAATGTTGCCATACATTCTGAATCATGTTCCTAATTTGACTACTTGAATGTTTAATGCTCACAAGTTACAATGAGTACATTAATTAACAAATGTATCCTCTTCTTTGTTTCAATAAAGTTTATTTGTGTTGTTACAAAATGCAACTACAATTCCTTTTTGTGTCAAGGTGGTAGAAAGTATCAGATCAAAGGATCTACCGGCACTGGTGCTTTTGCTAAAGTATACAAAgccactgttgatggtaatacaGAAGAAATGGTTGCTTTGAAGGTGAACCTTGTTTCCATTGTCTCCATAAACTCACCTTTCATAGTTTGGTCTAGTTTTAAACACTGCTCTTTGTATGCAGATTCAGAATCCCTCATTTGCTTTGGAATTTTACATGTATCGCCAACTTGATCTGCGTATATCTGATATCGAGGTACATAATTTATGTTAAGAGCAGCCTCAACATTCTTTCATAAATCATAATGATATTTAACAATATACATTGTTTTACTTCCAGAGACCAAGCTTTGGCTACGCGCATGAAATGCATATCTTCTCTGATGTCAGTGTGTTGGTTTGTGATTACCTGCCGTACGGAACTCTTCTGGTATTAATTACATTATATGCATAAAAAAATCCACAAAACTATTTTTGTTTGTTGGTTATCTATTTAATGAATATGTAACTACAACCAATCGATGTTGAAGATGTGATGAGATATAACTCAAGCCTTCTGCAGGATGTCATAAATTCTCACTTAGTTGTCGGTCGGTACATGGATGAAGTTCTATGCATGTATTATACCATAGAGATGCTGAACATGCTGGAAACACTGCATAGTGTTGGCATAATCCATGGTGATTTCAAACCTGACAACATCCTTGTTTGCTACCCGAGGTAGTTATACCATCTACCATTACTGTTACCACTTTATGCCTCTGTTCAGCAGTATCTGTTTACTCAGTAATAACCATGCCATCTTTTATCTGCTATTAAGAGTTCAGATCGCAAATCTCAGATATAGAACCTGTAATCATTATTGCCATCCATGTTTGCAAAGGCCGTATCTTTTTGTCTTGTTTCTTAGGATGACATTAATTTATGAGTTCCACATACATATGAAATACTTACAACTACAAGTAGATCAGATGCAGGACTTTGTCCATGAAGAAAGCATGAACTTCATAATCGTTCCATTGGCTGGCCGTAACCCATAAGTGTTGGATTGGTGGCCTGGTGGGTGCAGAAACGTACTGATTTACTGTTCCTGCATTACCTCCGAGTAGTAATGGGAATCCCCATTTTGATGCTCTTATTCTGGTTTTTCTGCTGAGTGTTGATGTTCTGGTCTCTCGTTCTTTTGATAAATAAGATTTTTGACAATAATAGCAAACTAATAAGTAGTTAAAGCAGGCTTTCTATTTGTAAGCATGATTTTGACCCCTTTTACCCAAGGTAACTCATAAGAAAATATTTCTAATGTGTCCATTTATAGAAGCTCTTGAAAAAGTAAGCACAACAGTACTATCTAGCATTATAGCCTGTTCTTTGACTTTCCTACCCATGCTCTCGCTCAACATGTTACCTTTGTCAGCTCGTTTTATTTTGATATATCTAGTTGCTCACTAATCAGTGTCATCCTTCTCTTGGTATGTAAAGTGGAGATATCACAGAGGACACTTTCCGAAGTGAAAAAAGAGATGAGAAGAATCAGGTCAGCATATCCGTCCTAACACGTCAGAGGTATCGCAGCCCGCTTTTATGAGGCTTATGGAATCTGCATTTCAGGGGCTCTGCCTTGTTGACTGGGGCCGTGGCATTGATCTGAATCTTTTCCCCTCCCCCACGGAATTCCACGGGGACTGTGGAACCTCAGGATTCAGATGCATCGAGATGCAAGAACATAGAAACTGGACTTATCAGGTCAGGAGCCTGTACTTTCATCAGTTACTCTAGGAGTCTAAATGCCGCCGTCTGATTCTGATACAGTGCTCTGGTCTCTTCTGCCTGTAGGTCGACACATACAGCCTCTGCGTCGTTGTGCACATGATGCTACACGGGGCATGCATGAGCGTCGAGAAGGTGCCCAGGATTGGTGGAGGCTACGAATACCGACCTAAACTGCCGTTTAAAAGGTGCACTGCGATCTCTTCCTCTTTGACTCCTGCAGTCGTGCGTGCCTGGGGTTAGTGTGAAGCAACTGAGCAAGCAACTGGTCCGTCGTCCCAATGTGGTTGGATACTTGGATCGCAGGTACTGGAACGTTGATCTGTGGCAGAAGCTCTTCTCGACGCTGCTGAACCCGCCCTCGAACGACAGCGACGTGGCCGCGCTCCAGAGCCTGCTGGCGTCTTTCCGGGAGTGCATGTGCAGCAACCGGCAGCTCGTCGGCAAGTTGAACCAGATGCTGGCGAAGCAGAAGGCCTCCCTGTGCTCGTCCTGAGCTGCGTCGTCGGTTAATCCCCATGCAATGAGCTTGACAAGCCGAAACGTCCAGCTCCCCGTCCGTTTCCGGGCACCGCTGGTGCCTGTGATCCCCCATGTTGTAAGTTGTAACTCCGTCTAGGCTAGTAGGAACTGAAAGGACCTGTCACATCGCATCGGTAAGTTTATTGATGATGaagccttctctctctctctctcgtgcagTCGCTTCTCTTGTAGGAGTAGAAGAGATCGCGTCCCTGATAGTTCCTCCTACCCGCGATCCGGCCCGTTCGCTCCTCCCTGGGAGGCTGGGAATGACAAAGCGTGGCGCCGTGGCCTATGCGGGCATGCAAAGCGACGGCTGCGAACAGGCTTCCGTCCCGCGGCGTGTGCGCTCGTCTTGTATCCGGTTGTCCGTGTGTGTTGGACTGGGTGACCGTGGTGTTTTCGTGGTTCATCGGCCATCTCCCGGCCGTTCGTTAAGCCTGTGGTTGCGCGGCCTGTTGCGCGTGTGTGGTGGGTCATGGGTGGAGTCGTGGGCTCGTTGGACTAGGCCACATGAGGGCTACCGGCCGTCTCAGTGGGGAGGCCTCCGGCGCGGGGGTGACCAAAGAGAGGCCAGGAAGAAAGGGTTTGAATTACGTGCAGACTTCTGTTGCCTATAGAGTAGTTTTTTCTttctatgtaggtctaggatgaTGATGCTTGGTTGTCTACTCGGCCAGTCGAAACTCGAAACTTCGCGGTACAGCATCTCTGTCAATCGTGTGGCAGGACTTCCCGGGAACGCCTAGATGGCTCTCAAATTCTTCtcgtttctttcttttttccttcgTGCATAATGTGCAGTCGTGATCGTAGTAGCAATCACCGGGACCTCAGTCTAGTCAGATCGTGGAAATTTTGCAATGGACCGAGCTAACATGCAAGTTAGCGACAAGACTAGGGCGGAGGACGGGCTGTAACGTGATCGGGCACCGGCCTATGCAAGCCACGCCAAAGTGTGGGTGAGGCCAACACTGTTTGCCCCTTGTTTGTAAACTTTGGCTCGCGCGGCCTAACTACTTGCCCACGCTAGGTCTCTTTTTTTCTCGCTAAATCGTTGGCGAAAATAGGGCCACTCTCTTTTCTTTTTGCCAAATTGGTGGTGGTGCTATAGCAGTTCAAATTAACGTGTCCCTAGATCCACGCAAGCTAGTCTATTGTAGTGGCTTGGGTCCGGGCTGATCTAGCTAGTCCCAAGTCCCAACCCCTACCGAATATGGAATCGTGGGATAGATGCAGAAGAAGGGAAAAATAAACTCCGCTTAGCTTTATTTTGCTCTGTATTTGCAACTGCTCAGCTCCTTTGTTAAGCAAACAAGTAGAAATTCCATCTTTTTTTTTGTGAACAAGAAATTCCATCTCATGTTGACTACTTAATTTTGTGTGTGATGACTACTTAATAAGATTGACAATGTGACCTATCTCGCAGACAAACTCATTTGAAGGTTTAGAAACCCACGTCACGATGACTCACTAATTTTTAATGCCACATCCCTACTAGTTATATTTTGGTGGACCCACTTATCATGAACACTAGACACATCTTGCAAAAATACTACGTAGACTTTCAATCCTACtgcctccattctaaattataagtcattctaacttttttgaagagtcaaaacatcttaaatttgaccaaaattataaaaggagttacaaagatttatgacatcaaataggtatattactattaaaatataattaatgaagaatctaatgatacttatttggtatcataaatgctattattttattatataaatttgatcaaacttgaaatGCTGTGACTCTCCAAAAAAATTGAAatgacttagggcctgtttggtttctacaggagttcctaaaatttctatcacatcgaatgtttggacatatgcatggagtattaaatataaactaattacgaaactaattgcataacttgcaactaatttgcgaggcgaatcttttaagcctaattagtccatgatttgacaacgttgtgctacagtaaacatgtgctaatgacggattaattaggattaaaaaattcatctcacaaattagcatccatctatgtaattggttttataattaatctatatttaatgctccttattagtatctaaacattcgatgtgacatgaattttaggagcgactaaataaccaaacacccctttataattgggatagagggagtagaATATAAAGATGactagctgaaaggtcctaatggctagaggggggtgaatagcctaataaaatttttacaacaacacttaacaaagtagttagacaattatgaggcgaagcaagtgttgcgctagcctactcaaaatgcaagccacctaccacaattctagtttagatagtatctattcacacaatagctatgacactactctatgttagtgtgctctcaaaggctaactaaagagccataccaaccaaacaaacaagctctcacaactagctacactaaagagcttgacaactagtttgcggtaatgtaaagagagtgataaagaatgttataccgccgtgtagatgaaggaaccaaacaatcacaaggatgaataacaatgaagaccaatcacctcagaattaatgatgaacacaatgatttttaccgatgttcacttgcttgctggcaagctagtcctcgttgtggcgattcactcacttggaggttcacgcgctaattggcttcacacgccaaaccctcaatagggtgccgcacaaccaacacaagatgaggatcacataagccacgagcaatccactagagtaccttttggctctccgccgaggaaagatcaagaacccctcacaatcaccacgatcggagccggagacaatcaccaccctccgctcaatgatcctcgctgctccaagccatctaggtggcggcaaccaccaagagtaacaagcgaaacccacagcgaaacacaaacaccaagtgcctctagatgcaaacactcaagcaatgcacttggattctctcccaatctcacaaagatgatgaattaatgatggagatgagtgggagggctttggctaagctcacaaggttgctatgtcaatgcaaaatggctaagagtgtgagcttgagacggccatggggcttaaatagaagcccccatgaaatagagccgttgtaccccttcactgggtacagcgcagggtgatcggacgctctggtccgatcgaccggacactggccctcagcgtccggtcacatgattcacgccacgtgtcccctgcttcaaatactatttgtcaaatttcaacggtcatcagttgaccggacgcgtcagttagaaagtgaccggacgctggacctcagcgtccggtcgtttccagtaaggttccaaacgcgaattttcacaaccagactcacccagcgttcggtcacttatcatctcctctgtgcgcctcacgtcagcgtatgtcagcactgaccggacgcaccctgccagcgtccggtcgtagagcgacccagcgtccggtcgtttgaccgacgccagtgtcttcgctgatacatctgaccggacgcgtcagtccaactatggccagcgtccggtcactcccagtgacctccgtcttttctgtctagggtgccgatggcaccgtcggactgtccgcactctacaagCGGATActtcgccggtggagtttcttacccttactcccaaacttcaccacccttgatcaaatgtgccaaccaccaagtgtatcaccttgtgcacatgtgttagcatattttcacaaacattttcaagggtgttagcactccactagatcctaaatgcatatgcaatgagttagagcatctagtggcactttgataaccgtattccgatacgagtttcacccctcttgatagtacggctatcaatcctaaatgtgatcacactctctaagtgtcttgatcaccaaaacaaaatagctcctagggtttatacctttgccttaagctttttgtttttctctttcttctttccaagtccaagcacttgatcatcatcatggcatcattatcatgttatgatcttcatttgcttcactacttggagtgtgctacctatctcatgatcacttgataaactaggttagcacttagggtttcattaattcaccaaaaccaaactagagctttcaatctctccctttttggtaattgatgacaacctttatacaaagatatgaattaaaattcaattgaatccatgttgcttgcccaagcatatttaccatgtaaaaagatatggacaagtttcatgaaccccaaatggtagcaattgctccccctacatatgtgctaagagtttggattgtagcttacacatatgcttggataggaaatataggagtcaatgtctaccaaatgatgctaaggtataaaagatggacctttgaagcgtgataccaatcggagtgcaccattataccatccttagcatcatggttagcttgataccacttagaaacaacactttgaaaatgaaagttatctagtgatttcatttcatcattcaatcttacaactagcatacatcacacaagcatggatattttaaatttagaacttatgccatacaagcaaacatatgaaatgcacattcaaatgcaccatacaagttcatgagcttgctcccccaactagtgtgctcaaaattttaattgatcccttttctttgtcatatctctccccctatgtcaaactctccccctattacttatatctttgtttctctccccctttgtcatcaatgaccacaaagacttaaattatagataggttgagatttatcaatgtcaatcaatggggtgaggatcatattcccaaatttggtccaatctagatcatttgccaaagatatttaactcggtttgatccaaggacaagcttcttcacacctctaaataagggttattttgtaccatgttgagttaaacacttagagctcattttctagatcaaacactaggtttacaagcccataaacatgtcatatgctaccactagatcaaaataagcatagaagcaatagtgataccatatgaacatcaaatttatttgattttcatgaatgagcctaataaaattgaaccatttgaaggtcctaataagattgaaaatatgactagatgcactaaacatgtcctttagcaagaatgtatgtcatgccaaacaacttttaccttgaatagctcaaaggcgaggcatgtcatataagtgggggggtgcatcaacacatatttgagaaatccaatatgttcaactcattccttagcttgcaaaaccttttcttatccaatggcttggtgaatatgtcggcaagttgatcttcggtgcctatactctcaatgcaaatgtccccttttttgttagtgatctcttatgaaatgatgacggacatcaatgtgctttgttcttgcatgttataccggattgttggttagcttgattgcactctcattatcacatagcaatggcactttcttgaacttgattccaaagtcactcaaagtggccttcatccaaagtacttgtgcacaacaactatcgacaaatatgtattcagctttggcggttgataatgcaacactattttgcttctttgatgaccatgaaacaagtgatcttcttaacaattgacatgtgcccgaggtgctctttcttttaaCCTTGCATCCCAAATAATctaagtcagagtaaccaactagctcaaactttgctcctttgcgataccacaaaccaacatttggtgtatgcttcaagtacctcaatatcctctttgtagccttcaaatgactttctcttggtgaggcttgaaatcttgcacacatgcatacactaaacatgacatccggccttgatgcggttacatagagtaggcttccaatcatagactgatacaacttttgatccaccatatttccacttgcatcactatccaagttgccattggttcccattggtgtgctaatgactttgctatcactcatgccaaacttcttaatcatgtccttaatgtacttgccttgactcacaaatgtaccattcttcaattgcttgatttgaagaccaaggaagtaactcaactctccaatcatggatatctcaaactcattagccatcgtctttccaaactcatcacaaaagtcttgattggttgatccaaatataatatcatcaacatagatttataacacaaacaagtcttttccaatcttcttgataaaaagagtggtgtcaaccttgcccattgtgaaccctttagagtaggaaatccctcaatctctcataccatgctctaggtgcttgcttcaagccatacaatattttcttcaacttgtatacatggttgggtttcttatcatcttcaaaaccgggaggttgctcaatatatacttcttcattgatgtagccattgagaaatacactcttaacatccatttgatagagcttgatgttgtgggcacaagcataggctagcaagattcttattgcttcaaatctagcaaccggggcatatgtttctctaaagtcaagaccttcaacttgtgtatagccttgtgctactaatcttgctttgttccttactactatcccatcttgatcttgcttgtttctaaagacccatttagttccaatcacattgtgtccctttggtctttctactaactctcatacttgatttcttgtgaatttattcaactcttcatgcatagcatttacccaatcaacatccttcaatgcttcatatatcttatttggttcaatggatgacacaaatgagaagtgttcacaaaatgatgttaatcttgatcttgtttgtacctcttgaaatatcaccaatgatagtgttcaaTGGATGATTTTTTGCAACATTGATTGGTTGGAGGATTTGAACTTGATtgtttgcacttgcttgatcattgggttgagatgatgtactagccacttgatcttgttcattatcatgagatccacttgtacaaacttgatttgtatcatcttgcacatttgagttagagagtacttgcacttgatcatcttcatcatcattcacttgcataGGCTTCAAtttaccaatatccatgttcttcatggcatttgaaagttgaatgcctctaacatcttccaagttcttattctctacctatgaacccttggtttcatcaaattcaacatcatgaacttcctcaagagtatcactatccaaattccaaactctatatgctttgcttgtagtggaataaccaaataggaatcattcatcacatttcttgtcaaacttgcccaatctagtgcctttcttcaagatatagcatttgca belongs to Miscanthus floridulus cultivar M001 chromosome 4, ASM1932011v1, whole genome shotgun sequence and includes:
- the LOC136552410 gene encoding mitotic checkpoint serine/threonine-protein kinase BUB1-like isoform X1, with amino-acid sequence MVVLERTPGAAPGAASSPLRKSPRFSREVASPPSDPILPYLRSISRAVDELGTGPQYDMAALDRLKHYLIECISKYGDDYQYSTDPRLLKIWILYADAAEDFPSVYNQLEEKRMFLEHALLYDSYAQYLIAHGKVGEADKVYGIGISRKAEPLDHLKKMHLTFLKHLENIIEEADAEAQASLFFDSCCSPSATPVAPPVVSPRPLRVYSRQRRRPCMPTPTTAASDPIIMTLSPTTRDKLLDKPKPSKQQKNEPSVVDPWSASTRNTLLETINGELRTFPGYHKSNKVYYGKVPLTSSLNVLRNKVIELGGRKYQIKGSTGTGAFAKVYKATVDGNTEEMVALKIQNPSFALEFYMYRQLDLRISDIERPSFGYAHEMHIFSDVSVLVCDYLPYGTLLDVINSHLVVGRYMDEVLCMYYTIEMLNMLETLHSVGIIHGDFKPDNILVCYPSGDITEDTFRSEKRDEKNQGLCLVDWGRGIDLNLFPSPTEFHGDCGTSGFRCIEMQEHRNWTYQVDTYSLCVVVHMMLHGACMSVEKVPRIGGGYEYRPKLPFKRYWNVDLWQKLFSTLLNPPSNDSDVAALQSLLASFRECMCSNRQLVGKLNQMLAKQKASLCSS
- the LOC136552410 gene encoding mitotic checkpoint serine/threonine-protein kinase BUB1-like isoform X2 produces the protein MVVLERTPGAAPGAASSPLRKSPRFSREVASPPSDPILPYLRSISRAVDELGTGPQYDMAALDRLKHYLIECISKYGDDYQYSTDPRLLKIWILYADAAEDFPSVYNQLEEKRMFLEHALLYDSYAQYLIAHGKVGEADKVYGIGISRKAEPLDHLKKMHLTFLKHLENIIEEADAEAQPKPSKQQKNEPSVVDPWSASTRNTLLETINGELRTFPGYHKSNKVYYGKVPLTSSLNVLRNKVIELGGRKYQIKGSTGTGAFAKVYKATVDGNTEEMVALKIQNPSFALEFYMYRQLDLRISDIERPSFGYAHEMHIFSDVSVLVCDYLPYGTLLDVINSHLVVGRYMDEVLCMYYTIEMLNMLETLHSVGIIHGDFKPDNILVCYPSGDITEDTFRSEKRDEKNQGLCLVDWGRGIDLNLFPSPTEFHGDCGTSGFRCIEMQEHRNWTYQVDTYSLCVVVHMMLHGACMSVEKVPRIGGGYEYRPKLPFKRYWNVDLWQKLFSTLLNPPSNDSDVAALQSLLASFRECMCSNRQLVGKLNQMLAKQKASLCSS